GCAACCTTcggccatcatcatcatcatgttctttttcctttttttgtcGCGCCTTATAATAGTAGTACTTGGGCACTCACTTAAATCctcggcgaagtccgctTCCCGGGCGCCGTCACTCGTCGTGGAAGATGGATTATAATTGTGGACTTAATAATTGTGGATAGCAGGCGTTGCAAGCAGGCTGCAATAGGTATCCGAAAGCTAACTGCATTCACAAAAATAGAACATCATGGAATCCTTAACAGACGAGATAGAAGCCGTCCTTTTTGTAGCTCGGGAAGTCATGGGTGAGTACGCTCGTCTCCTTGTGCTCAGAAAGTAGCCAAGGGCTGAGATATAGGCAGTCTACCAGATCCCCCCGCGAACGACCACAGCTGGGTATAAAGCTGCCGAATGGAATGTGGAGTCGTTCCTATGGAAGGGGCGGATGAGGGTGCTTGATGTTGGATCTCGGAGCGAAATCCGATTAGAGGTATGTCAACGAGATGACTTTGCCATAATGTGCCAAAGATGACGAAAGGGACGTAGGATTCCAACACTGGCGAGCTCTTCGCGCAAGTAAACTATGTCAGCCCTTGGAATCAGGTGGAACCCGTACTGGATTCTTCAAGGTACTTTGTGCTCAGagtggaaggggagggCGGGAAGAGGGCATATATTGGGATGGGCTTTGCCGAAAGGGGAGAATCATTTGATTTCCAAGTAAGTAATCTAATACGGCCAAGGCTATTCATGACTGACGACAGTATAGGTAGCATTACAATCAGTCACAAAACGATCCCAAaatatctcttcttcttcaaatccaTCTGAACAACCACAGCCAACCGCTCCTCCTAAGGACTACTCTCTCAAGGATGGGCAAACGTTCACCATCAAGATTCCAGGtagagaagggaagaagccTTCACCCAGTCAAACTCCAAGTtctggtggtggtggcggcggcggcgggctcttctctcttcctcctcctcctccgcctggGAGAAGGGGTTGATTCTTTACCATTGATATCCGTAAGACAGATGAGATGCTATGTAACAGTACATGTTTAGAATCCACTATGATCTATTGCCCGTGCACCGGTCCAGGCTTAGTCTTGCCTTTCTTCGCTGCCGCTTCCCCAGGAGCATGGATGTCCGCATCCGATGCTGAGTCGTCCTCGCGGCAAGGGGGCGGTATAGGGCTTTTGGTATCGATAGGTGGGTTGAGAATGGTGCCGACTTTAAAGTACTTGTCGCTCTTGGCGAAGAATGATTTCCAATGTTCAAGGGACTGCGATACATCAGAAGCTATTTTGAAAGCCTCGCATTTGACTTACGGCTAATTCCTCTTTGGACAAGCCTCGAGTGTCATGAGTGAGATGAGTTTCAAAACACCCTGTGGTGAATGCTCTCGAGGCATCACGACCGGCCCTGATCGAATCAACAGGAATGCAAGTGTCCAATGAAAGCCAGCACTCACATCATATTGTAGCTGCCGCCCTTACCATAGATCCTTCTATTGGCAGACACGTCGTAGACAATTCCATCGATCGCCAAGTAAACTGGTCTATCAGGAGAGCCAT
The nucleotide sequence above comes from Cryptococcus neoformans var. grubii H99 chromosome 1, complete sequence. Encoded proteins:
- a CDS encoding adaptin ear-binding coat-associated protein 2, encoding MESLTDEIEAVLFVAREVMVYQIPPRTTTAGYKAAEWNVESFLWKGRMRVLDVGSRSEIRLEDSNTGELFAQVNYVSPWNQVEPVLDSSRYFVLRVEGEGGKRAYIGMGFAERGESFDFQVALQSVTKRSQNISSSSNPSEQPQPTAPPKDYSLKDGQTFTIKIPGREGKKPSPSQTPSSGGGGGGGGLFSLPPPPPPGRRG